In a single window of the Gemmatimonadaceae bacterium genome:
- a CDS encoding DUF72 domain-containing protein: MLGNVRVGTQGWNYEAWEGPFYPTGTRPSDYLSVYARAFDTVEVDSTFYAIPALTTFQSWAERTPPGFAFALKLPQEITHEQRLRDTTGATELFFERARALGSKLGPTLVQLGPDLAPPELPALVAFLQRLPRDLQVAIEFRHRGWMNDGIYALLREHNVALALVEGRWIPRKTMLALAQKPTADFAYIRFMGPNRDIVDYSRVQADRTREIELWRNALISLAASVTMVYAYVNNHFAGHGPASAREIQRAVGQTPVAPETIGEQLLLF, encoded by the coding sequence ATGCTCGGAAACGTCCGCGTGGGCACCCAGGGCTGGAACTACGAGGCGTGGGAGGGCCCCTTCTATCCCACGGGGACACGCCCGTCGGATTATCTCTCCGTGTACGCGCGCGCCTTCGACACCGTGGAAGTCGACTCGACCTTCTACGCGATTCCGGCGCTGACGACGTTTCAGAGCTGGGCCGAGCGCACGCCGCCGGGGTTCGCGTTCGCGTTGAAGCTGCCGCAGGAGATCACGCACGAGCAGCGGCTGCGCGACACCACCGGGGCCACCGAGCTGTTCTTCGAGCGCGCGCGGGCGCTCGGCTCGAAGCTCGGTCCCACGCTCGTTCAGTTGGGGCCCGACCTGGCGCCGCCGGAGCTTCCGGCGCTCGTCGCGTTCCTCCAGCGGCTGCCCCGCGACCTCCAGGTCGCGATCGAGTTTCGCCACCGCGGCTGGATGAACGACGGGATCTACGCGCTGCTGCGCGAGCACAACGTCGCGCTCGCGCTGGTCGAGGGACGGTGGATTCCGCGGAAGACGATGCTCGCGCTCGCGCAGAAGCCGACCGCCGATTTCGCCTACATCCGGTTCATGGGGCCGAACCGCGACATCGTGGACTACTCGCGCGTGCAGGCCGACCGGACGCGCGAGATCGAGCTCTGGCGCAACGCGCTGATCTCGCTCGCCGCCAGCGTCACGATGGTGTACGCGTACGTCAACAACCACTTCGCCGGCCACGGCCCCGCGAGCGCGCGCGAGATTCAGCGGGCCGTGGGGCAGACCCCGGTGGCGCCGGAGACGATCGGCGAGCAGCTGCTGTTGTTTTGA
- a CDS encoding SURF1 family protein, whose translation MTTREKVFIGVALLVVALFVRLGFWQLSRLRERQAYNAPIELRLGQQPVQLRNVPRDLEQARHRRVFVTGEYDFERELVLTLRSRQGSPGVNLLTPLRVAGSDTAILVNRGWIYAPDGVAADTRPWREDDPVDAVGYVRLLETGSRAGARTTGRLDAVRRPHLPTIDSILPYPVAPYYVVLTSPGADPERTPPRAPPPALDEGSHRSYAMQWFVFALIAICGTAILVLRRRRQGGD comes from the coding sequence TTGACGACGCGCGAGAAGGTCTTCATCGGAGTCGCGCTGCTGGTCGTGGCGCTGTTCGTGCGGCTCGGGTTCTGGCAGCTGTCGCGGCTGCGCGAGCGGCAGGCGTACAACGCGCCGATCGAGCTGCGGCTCGGGCAGCAGCCGGTGCAGTTGCGGAACGTACCGCGCGACCTCGAGCAGGCGAGACATCGCCGCGTCTTCGTGACCGGCGAGTACGACTTCGAGCGCGAGCTGGTACTGACGCTGCGGTCGCGGCAGGGATCGCCGGGCGTGAACCTGCTGACGCCGCTGCGGGTCGCGGGGAGCGACACGGCGATCCTCGTCAACCGCGGCTGGATCTACGCCCCGGACGGCGTCGCCGCGGACACGAGGCCGTGGCGCGAGGACGATCCCGTCGACGCCGTGGGCTACGTGCGCTTGCTCGAGACGGGAAGCAGAGCGGGTGCGCGAACCACGGGACGGCTCGATGCGGTTCGGCGCCCTCATCTGCCGACGATCGACTCGATTCTGCCTTATCCGGTGGCGCCCTACTACGTCGTGCTGACTTCTCCCGGCGCAGACCCGGAGCGCACCCCACCGCGGGCGCCTCCACCGGCGTTGGATGAGGGTAGTCACCGGAGCTATGCGATGCAGTGGTTCGTGTTCGCGCTCATAGCCATCTGCGGGACTGCGATTCTGGTGCTGCGGAGGCGGCGGCAAGGCGGTGACTAG
- a CDS encoding acyl-CoA dehydrogenase family protein, with product MQTTASEQDARDVAEEARETEWAHPSFVREMFLGRFRLDLIHPHPADDPAETARAAPFLARLKAFMERVDSDEIDRTGNIPEPMVQELRDMGAFGIKIPTEYGGLGLSQLTYTRAMQLVTSKDGSLVALLSASQSIGLPQPLKLFGTDAQKRKYFPRLARGAISAFALTEVDAGSDPANMTTTATPSEDGSHFILNGEKLWCTNGTRAELLVVMARTPDVVVHGKPRKQITAFIVETSMPGVSVAQRLHFMGLKAIENGLMRFENVRVPRENILGEEGRGLKLALVTLNTGRLTLPAGAAGAGKQMINVARTWANERVQWGQAIGKHEAVAQKIARMTATTFAMEAVAELSTMLYERGNYDIRLEAAIAKLYNTEAGWRIVDDTLQIRGGRGYETAASLMSRGEPGIPVERAMRDFRINLIFEGSSEIMRLFIAREAVDHHFALAFDIVNPKLGTRQKLRALARAMPFYVTWYPMRWSPAKQVKSYSEFGRLARHVRYVERTTRRLGRALFHVMVRLGPKLEKRQMVLFRAVDIGAELYAMSAACVRAHMLKENGNARGIELADMFCREARGRIEAKFDELYGKHDAALYRLAMQVLKGEHAWLEKGMVSARQEAPR from the coding sequence ATGCAGACAACAGCCTCCGAACAAGACGCCCGCGACGTCGCCGAAGAAGCCCGCGAAACCGAATGGGCGCACCCGAGCTTCGTGCGCGAGATGTTTCTCGGCCGGTTCCGGCTCGACCTCATCCATCCACACCCGGCCGACGATCCCGCTGAAACGGCGCGCGCGGCGCCCTTTCTCGCGAGGCTCAAGGCCTTCATGGAGCGGGTTGATTCCGACGAGATAGACCGAACGGGCAACATCCCCGAGCCGATGGTGCAGGAGCTGCGCGACATGGGCGCGTTCGGGATCAAGATCCCGACGGAATACGGCGGGCTCGGCCTGTCGCAGCTCACGTACACGCGCGCGATGCAGCTGGTGACGTCGAAGGACGGCTCGCTCGTCGCGCTGCTCTCCGCGAGTCAGTCGATCGGCTTGCCGCAACCGCTCAAGCTGTTCGGAACGGACGCGCAGAAGCGGAAATATTTCCCCCGGCTCGCGCGCGGCGCGATCTCGGCGTTCGCCCTGACCGAGGTAGACGCGGGATCCGATCCGGCCAACATGACGACGACCGCGACGCCGTCGGAGGACGGGAGCCACTTCATCCTCAACGGCGAGAAGCTTTGGTGCACCAACGGGACGCGCGCGGAGCTGCTGGTGGTGATGGCGCGCACTCCCGACGTCGTCGTGCACGGAAAGCCGCGGAAGCAGATCACCGCGTTCATAGTGGAGACCTCGATGCCCGGCGTATCGGTCGCGCAGCGGCTGCACTTCATGGGGCTCAAGGCGATCGAGAACGGCCTGATGCGCTTCGAGAACGTGCGGGTACCGCGCGAGAACATACTCGGCGAGGAGGGACGGGGGCTCAAGCTCGCGCTGGTCACGCTGAACACCGGGCGGCTGACGCTGCCCGCGGGCGCGGCCGGCGCGGGGAAGCAGATGATCAACGTCGCGCGGACGTGGGCGAACGAGCGCGTGCAGTGGGGGCAGGCGATCGGCAAGCACGAGGCGGTGGCGCAGAAGATCGCGCGCATGACGGCCACGACGTTCGCGATGGAGGCCGTGGCGGAGCTGTCGACGATGCTGTACGAGCGCGGGAATTACGACATCCGCCTCGAGGCCGCGATCGCGAAGCTGTACAACACCGAAGCCGGCTGGCGGATCGTGGACGACACGCTGCAGATCCGCGGCGGCCGCGGGTACGAGACGGCGGCGTCGCTGATGAGCCGCGGCGAGCCCGGGATTCCGGTCGAGCGCGCGATGCGCGACTTCCGGATCAACCTGATCTTCGAGGGATCGTCGGAGATCATGCGGCTGTTCATCGCGCGCGAGGCGGTGGACCACCACTTCGCGCTCGCGTTCGACATCGTGAATCCCAAGCTCGGCACGAGGCAGAAGCTGCGCGCGCTGGCGCGCGCGATGCCGTTCTACGTCACCTGGTATCCGATGCGCTGGTCCCCGGCGAAGCAGGTGAAGAGCTACTCGGAGTTCGGCAGGCTCGCGCGGCACGTGCGGTACGTCGAGCGCACCACGCGGCGGCTGGGACGCGCGCTGTTTCACGTGATGGTGCGGCTCGGACCCAAGCTCGAGAAGCGGCAGATGGTGTTGTTTCGCGCGGTGGACATAGGGGCGGAGCTGTACGCGATGTCGGCGGCGTGCGTCCGGGCGCACATGCTGAAGGAGAACGGGAATGCGCGCGGGATCGAGCTGGCGGACATGTTCTGCCGCGAGGCGCGGGGACGGATCGAGGCCAAGTTCGACGAGCTGTACGGGAAGCACGATGCGGCACTGTACCGGCTTGCCATGCAGGTGTTGAAGGGAGAGCATGCATGGCTGGAGAAGGGGATGGTCTCCGCCAGACAAGAAGCTCCGAGGTAG
- a CDS encoding DUF4383 domain-containing protein, translating to MTTVQRVAQIFGVVFILVALAGFYTGGMNMDADPATAPAIFGMFPVNLLHNLVHLLFGIWGLAASRSYTGAKQYAQIAGVIYLVLAVLGYLAPSGFGLVPLGGNDIWLHLVLGAILAGVGFTAKPATVAPTGSTI from the coding sequence ATGACGACGGTCCAACGGGTTGCACAGATCTTCGGAGTGGTGTTCATCCTCGTGGCACTCGCCGGCTTCTATACCGGCGGGATGAACATGGATGCGGATCCCGCGACGGCGCCGGCGATATTCGGGATGTTCCCGGTCAACCTGCTCCACAACCTCGTCCACCTGCTGTTCGGTATCTGGGGTCTCGCCGCGTCGCGCTCGTACACCGGCGCCAAGCAGTACGCGCAGATCGCCGGCGTGATCTATCTCGTGCTCGCGGTCCTCGGCTACCTCGCGCCCAGCGGGTTCGGCCTCGTTCCGCTCGGCGGCAACGACATATGGCTGCACCTCGTGCTCGGCGCGATCCTGGCCGGTGTCGGATTCACGGCGAAGCCGGCGACAGTCGCCCCTACGGGGTCGACCATCTAG
- the mgtE gene encoding magnesium transporter — translation MNTSEHRALATLLAPDIQELLKSAPHSVAAETEEIHAADLADIVEALPRENVLALLSALPAERAADVLEYLSDDLRTEVLEEMSTPQAARLVAEMTPDDRADALEELEEETYEDILSEIPKAAREETERLLAYDPETAGGLMTTEFVSVPEDSTVEAALAGVRHIARAGRREAMHAIYATDQHGALKGVLSLRELLAAAEGARIRDIAWEEVVSVPAAADREEVVSLTSNYDLVALPVVDENERIIGVVTVDDVMDAMVEEHTEDVQKFGGMEALDEPYLQIGFSAMIRKRVVWLVALFVGQMLTTSAMQQFQSQLTQALMLTLFIPLIISSGGNSGSQATSLIIRAMALGEVTLADWWRIARRELPLGLALGAVLGVLGVLRIVLWQQLGLWDYGDHYLLVALTVGTTLIGVVAFGSLAGSMLPFLLSRAGLDPASASAPLVATLVDVTGLTIYFSVALFLLSGILL, via the coding sequence ATGAACACCTCGGAGCACCGCGCGCTCGCGACCCTCCTGGCGCCCGACATCCAGGAGCTGCTCAAGTCCGCGCCGCACAGCGTCGCCGCCGAGACCGAGGAGATCCACGCGGCCGACCTCGCGGACATCGTCGAGGCGCTGCCGCGCGAGAACGTGCTCGCTCTCCTGAGCGCGCTGCCGGCGGAGCGCGCGGCCGACGTGCTCGAGTACCTGAGCGACGATCTCCGCACGGAAGTCCTGGAGGAGATGTCCACGCCGCAGGCCGCGCGGCTCGTCGCGGAGATGACGCCGGACGACCGCGCCGACGCGCTCGAGGAGCTGGAAGAGGAGACCTACGAGGATATCCTCTCCGAGATTCCGAAAGCCGCGCGCGAGGAGACGGAGCGGCTGCTCGCGTACGACCCGGAGACCGCGGGCGGGCTGATGACGACGGAGTTCGTGTCGGTCCCCGAGGATTCGACCGTCGAAGCCGCGCTCGCCGGAGTCCGGCACATCGCGCGCGCCGGCAGGCGCGAGGCGATGCACGCCATCTACGCCACCGACCAGCACGGCGCCCTCAAGGGCGTTCTGTCGCTGCGCGAGCTCCTCGCGGCCGCCGAGGGCGCGAGGATCAGGGACATCGCGTGGGAGGAAGTCGTGAGCGTGCCGGCGGCCGCGGACCGCGAGGAAGTCGTCAGCCTCACGTCCAACTACGATCTCGTCGCGCTTCCGGTCGTGGACGAGAACGAGCGCATCATCGGCGTCGTCACGGTCGACGACGTCATGGACGCGATGGTCGAGGAGCACACCGAGGACGTGCAGAAGTTCGGCGGAATGGAAGCGCTGGACGAGCCGTACCTCCAGATCGGCTTCTCGGCGATGATCCGCAAGCGCGTCGTCTGGCTCGTCGCGCTGTTCGTCGGACAGATGCTCACGACGTCGGCGATGCAGCAGTTCCAGAGCCAGCTCACGCAGGCCCTCATGCTGACGCTGTTCATCCCGCTCATCATCAGCTCCGGCGGCAACTCCGGCTCGCAGGCGACTTCGCTCATCATCCGCGCCATGGCGCTCGGCGAAGTCACGCTCGCCGACTGGTGGCGAATCGCGCGGCGCGAGCTGCCGCTCGGGCTCGCGCTCGGCGCGGTGCTCGGCGTGCTCGGCGTGCTCCGGATCGTGCTGTGGCAGCAGCTCGGCTTGTGGGATTACGGCGACCACTACCTGCTGGTCGCGCTCACCGTCGGAACGACCCTGATCGGCGTCGTCGCATTCGGCTCGCTCGCGGGCTCGATGCTGCCGTTTCTGCTGAGCCGCGCAGGGCTCGACCCCGCCAGCGCTTCCGCGCCGCTCGTCGCCACGCTCGTGGACGTGACGGGCCTCACGATCTACTTCAGCGTCGCGCTCTTCCTGCTGAGCGGCATTCTACTGTAG
- a CDS encoding cation transporter, which yields MVTTLKISGMTCAHCTRAVFTALSGVSGIARADVRVGTAEVEHDGTVTLDALKQAVETAGYSVIDADENRRALPQL from the coding sequence ATGGTCACCACGCTGAAGATCTCCGGAATGACCTGCGCGCACTGCACACGCGCCGTGTTCACCGCGCTCTCCGGCGTCTCGGGGATCGCGCGCGCTGACGTGAGAGTGGGCACCGCCGAGGTCGAGCACGACGGAACGGTCACCCTCGACGCGCTGAAGCAGGCCGTCGAGACCGCGGGCTACTCGGTGATCGACGCCGACGAGAACCGCAGGGCCCTGCCCCAACTCTGA
- a CDS encoding DinB family protein — protein MAATRYYLPEFDQEMATTRRVLERVPEDKLDWKPHAKSMSLGQLASHVAQLPSWVSNIFAVDQFDFRPPDGPAFAAADCKSREELLALFDGSVLTARKAIAAATEAGLDTPWTLKAGSHTIFSAPRWSVFRGFGMNHMIHHRAQLSVYLRLLDVPVPAIYGPTADEQ, from the coding sequence ATGGCCGCCACGCGCTACTACCTCCCCGAATTCGACCAGGAAATGGCCACCACCCGCCGCGTCCTCGAGCGCGTCCCCGAAGACAAGCTCGACTGGAAGCCGCACGCCAAGTCCATGTCGCTGGGCCAGCTCGCGTCGCACGTCGCCCAGCTCCCCAGCTGGGTCTCGAACATCTTCGCCGTGGACCAGTTCGACTTCCGCCCGCCCGACGGTCCCGCCTTCGCCGCGGCCGACTGCAAGAGCCGCGAGGAGCTGCTCGCGCTGTTCGACGGTAGCGTGCTGACCGCCCGGAAGGCGATCGCGGCCGCGACGGAAGCCGGCCTCGACACCCCGTGGACGTTGAAGGCTGGATCGCACACGATCTTCAGCGCGCCGCGCTGGAGCGTCTTCCGCGGCTTCGGCATGAATCACATGATCCATCACCGCGCCCAGCTCTCCGTGTATCTCCGTCTGCTCGACGTGCCGGTCCCCGCCATTTACGGGCCGACGGCGGACGAGCAGTGA